The Montipora capricornis isolate CH-2021 chromosome 3, ASM3666992v2, whole genome shotgun sequence genome window below encodes:
- the LOC138040934 gene encoding DEP domain-containing protein 7-like → MAEFVKLSTECKSDNLAREPFKATKIWNELVEHLRANVEQRRRRWKFQYYENCFRGVDVVEVLHCYVQSNPHLSKDATRDQVKCLCQILLEKRVIECVTIEDKTKSHSFEDGSKLYRFSSLNQVISSPSQSEKKRGRRGSLLGERDNNTSRRKSLRFTPKSQKRFADLLMSESTRWPDTNFTRPQKSWNKRRRLSLDAGLNLRKNKMAMLSSESGSSRDFISQVWFEVALSQLLQLTEVPYLEDVLASPSTDDDMGVVVMSNDISEHWKENSNHKENIGSESWDVWVQAGMECIQLQTDFPLPHCSEMSYINLANAKEAEIQQLLLEYYGSLEDSLIPANLVDLVNGMLCTLADDWSKIKSLLPLLALTLPLCQRKHLKKLLNFIGMSADRSSGRFIIKRFTSAILPKDIKDKASGQRLVSLMVSHQQQMFTIPTPVKELFQNSVFSLKQGMCPTLTSKISKQLSIEEYQQQKLQTTNESLSDLMTFIVDNLHMSLKEKEERLKLFQKHHNNVFLWQFPDGNL, encoded by the exons ATGGCTGAGTTTGTAAAATTGAGCACCGAATGCAAAAGCGATAATCTGGCTCGCGAACCTTTCAAAGCaacaaaaatatggaatgaGCTCGTCGAACATTTGCGAGCGAACGTCGAACAGCGTCGAAGACGGTGGAAATTTCAATATTACGAAAACTGTTTTCGCGGCGTGGACGTGGTTGAAGTGCTTCATTGTTATGTTCAGAGCAATCCCCACTTGTCAAAAGATGCCACCCGAGACCAGGTAAAATGTCTTTGTCAGATTCTGTTGGAGAAACGAGTCATTGAATGTGTAACCATCGAAGACAAGACGAAGAGCCATAGTTTCGAAGATGGAAGCAAGTTGTATCGATTTTCGTCATTGAATCAAGTTATTTCATCACCGTCTCAAAGTGAGAAGAAACGTGGTAGAAGAGGAAGTCTTCTCGGCGAAAGGGACAATAACACAAGTAGACGAAAGTCGTTGCGTTTTACACCCAAATCGCAAAAGAGATTTGCTGATCTGTTAATGTCCGAGTCTACACGATGGCCTGATACAAACTTTACGAGGCCGCAAAAATCATGGAACAAGCGAAGACGACTGAGTTTGGATGCTGGTCTAAATTTAAG GAAGAATAAGATGGCCATGTTGTCTTCTGAATCAGGAAGTTCCAGAGATTTTATCAGTCAAGTATGGTTTGAAGTGGCCCTTTCACAACTCCTTCAGCTTACAGAGGTTCCATACCTGGAAGATGTACTGGCCTCGCCATCAACAGATGATGACATGGGAGTGGTTGTCATGTCAAATGACATTTCTGAACACTGGAAGGAAAATTCCAACCACAAGGAAAATATTGGCTCTGAATCTTGGGACGTTTGGGTTCAAGCAGGGATGGAGTGCATTCAGTTGCAGACTGATTTTCCTTTGCCACATTGCTCTGAAATGAGCTACATAAATTTAGCAAATGCCAAAGAAGCTGAAATCCAGCAGCTATTGTTAGAGTATTATGGGTCACTCGAAGATTCACTTATTCCTGCAAACTTAGTAGACTTGGTCAATGGTATGCTTTGCACTTTAGCTGATGATTGGTCGAAGATTAAATCACTTCTGCCTCTACTGGCACTGACGCTTCCATTGTGCCAAAGGAAACATCTCAAAAAGTTGTTGAACTTTATTGGTATGTCTGCTGACAGAAGTAGTGGAAGGTTTATCATCAAAAGGTTCACAAGTGCCATTTTGCCAAAGGATATAAAGGACAAG GCTTCTGGCCAGCGATTGGTTTCTTTAATGGTGAGCCACCAGCAGCAAATGTTTACAATTCCAACTCCTGTAAAAGAGCTTTTCCAAAACAGTGTTTTCTCCTTGAAACAAGGAATGTGTCCCACCTTGACATCTAAAATATCCAAACAGCTCTCCATTGAGGAGTACCAGCAACAAAAACTTCAAACAACAAATGAATCCCTTAGTGACCTGATGACTTTCATTGTGGACAACCTGCACATGTCTTTAAAGGAAAAGGAGGAAAGGCTCAAACTCTTTCAGAAACACCACAACAATGTCTTCTTGTGGCAATTTCCAGATGGGAACTTATGA